A window of the Agrococcus jejuensis genome harbors these coding sequences:
- a CDS encoding GOLPH3/VPS74 family protein yields MDDDLLLVEDLLLVLLDDDGGHIHGEGMLYAILGGAVIVELAQRGLVRTDSGQTVEVVAGATPPADPLLRAAFDTIATKRRLVLTRIAEIGPSLREDVLDRLEARGLVERSRERVLGFIPVTRLRTLDTTHEDAVVARLRAVLVDGEQPDARTAALAALLWASDQLPALHARIPWTNDVASRALALQQGDWGASAVDVYVASVLAATVAVSTAVATAAATGKAPS; encoded by the coding sequence ATGGACGACGACCTGCTGCTCGTCGAGGACCTGCTGCTCGTGCTGCTCGACGACGACGGCGGCCACATCCACGGCGAGGGGATGCTGTACGCGATCCTCGGCGGCGCCGTGATCGTCGAGCTCGCCCAGCGCGGGCTCGTGCGCACCGACTCCGGGCAGACCGTCGAGGTCGTCGCCGGCGCGACGCCGCCCGCCGACCCGCTGCTGCGCGCGGCGTTCGACACCATCGCGACCAAGCGGCGCCTCGTGCTCACCCGCATCGCCGAGATCGGGCCCTCGCTGCGCGAGGACGTGCTCGATCGGCTCGAGGCGCGCGGCCTCGTCGAGCGCTCGCGCGAGCGGGTGCTGGGGTTCATCCCGGTGACGCGACTGCGCACGCTCGACACGACGCATGAGGATGCGGTCGTCGCACGGCTGCGCGCCGTGCTCGTGGACGGCGAGCAGCCCGATGCGCGCACCGCGGCGCTCGCGGCGCTGCTGTGGGCGAGCGACCAGCTGCCCGCGCTGCACGCGCGCATCCCGTGGACGAACGACGTCGCCTCGCGTGCGCTCGCGCTGCAGCAGGGCGACTGGGGTGCGTCGGCCGTCGACGTGTACGTCGCGAGCGTGCTCGCGGCGACCGTCGCGGTGTCGACGGCGGTCGCGACCGCGGCGGCGACGGGGAAGGCGCCTTCGTAG
- a CDS encoding helix-turn-helix transcriptional regulator has product MGDMRKEIREFLTTRRARITPEQAGLPAYGGNRRVAGLRREEVAMLTGVSVDYYVRLERGSLGGASESVLDALSRTLRLDEAERLYLHDLARSVAPSRKAPAPVATTVRPAVLQVLDAIAGPAWVRNGRHDIIAANAMGRALYAPVFDDPHRPVNTTRFIYLNPAAREFWRDYDLMANNAAAMLRMEAGRTPHDPDLIRLVGELSTCSETFRERWASRDVHLHRSGRKRLHHPIVGDLDLDYESMELPSEPGLALNVYTAPAGTPSADALQVLASWVATHDAEPALAVAQG; this is encoded by the coding sequence ATGGGAGACATGCGCAAGGAGATCCGGGAGTTCCTCACGACCCGGCGCGCACGCATCACCCCCGAGCAGGCCGGCCTGCCGGCGTACGGCGGCAATCGCCGCGTCGCGGGGCTGCGTCGCGAGGAGGTCGCGATGCTCACGGGCGTCTCGGTCGACTACTACGTGCGGCTCGAACGCGGCAGCCTCGGCGGAGCATCCGAGTCGGTGCTCGACGCCCTGTCGCGCACGCTGCGCCTCGACGAGGCCGAGCGCCTCTACCTGCACGACCTCGCCAGGTCCGTCGCCCCGTCGCGGAAGGCGCCCGCGCCGGTCGCGACGACCGTGCGACCCGCGGTGCTGCAGGTGCTCGACGCCATCGCCGGCCCCGCGTGGGTGCGCAACGGCAGGCACGACATCATCGCCGCGAACGCCATGGGCCGCGCGCTCTACGCGCCCGTGTTCGACGATCCGCACCGCCCCGTGAACACGACGCGGTTCATCTACCTGAACCCGGCGGCGCGCGAGTTCTGGCGCGACTACGACCTCATGGCGAACAACGCCGCGGCGATGCTGCGCATGGAGGCGGGGCGCACGCCGCACGATCCCGACCTCATCCGCCTCGTGGGCGAGCTGTCGACGTGCAGCGAGACGTTCCGCGAGCGGTGGGCGTCGCGCGACGTGCACCTGCACCGCTCGGGCCGCAAGCGCCTGCACCACCCGATCGTCGGCGACCTCGACCTCGACTACGAGTCGATGGAGCTGCCGAGCGAGCCGGGCCTCGCGCTCAACGTCTACACGGCGCCGGCGGGCACGCCGTCGGCAGATGCGCTGCAGGTGCTCGCGTCGTGGGTCGCGACGCACGACGCCGAGCCGGCCCTCGCGGTCGCGCAGGGCTGA
- a CDS encoding PP2C family protein-serine/threonine phosphatase, with the protein MALAAARSHVGRVRSDNQDSGYAGAHLFVVADGMGGHAGGDVASALTIRRLRDADHEHASPEEALDDLKGMIQSAGEKLQSTMREHPELVGMGTTVSGIVRVGDRMAIAHIGDSRIYRYRVGALTQITTDHTFVQKLVEAGRITREEAETHPRRNVVMRVLGNIETHPEVDGLIEDALPGDRWLVCSDGLSGVVGESRLAQLLGQRRDAGATADRLVQEALSHGAPDNVTVVIVDVDESPDSSVEPQTVGSAASEIDYDAAEPEATPMSLTQLLLHPVQARQQPAYEHFEPESEEYLAELLAEHRRWKLRRRITWTVGVALAVIAVVAGALGFYAWTQTHYFVGANDAGYVTIYQGVQSDVGPIVLSSEVQVTDIELSELTEFEQQRIEQTINADSLDAANQIVDRLEVSSP; encoded by the coding sequence GTGGCCCTCGCGGCAGCACGCAGCCACGTCGGCAGGGTCCGGAGCGACAACCAGGACTCCGGCTACGCGGGCGCGCACCTGTTCGTCGTCGCCGACGGCATGGGCGGCCACGCGGGCGGCGACGTCGCGTCGGCGCTGACGATCCGCAGGCTCCGCGACGCCGACCACGAGCACGCGAGCCCCGAGGAGGCGCTCGACGACCTCAAGGGCATGATCCAGTCGGCCGGCGAGAAGCTGCAGTCGACCATGCGCGAGCACCCCGAGCTCGTCGGCATGGGCACGACGGTGTCGGGCATCGTGCGCGTCGGCGACCGCATGGCGATCGCGCACATCGGCGACTCGCGCATCTACCGCTACCGCGTCGGTGCGCTCACGCAGATCACGACCGACCACACGTTCGTGCAGAAGCTCGTCGAGGCGGGCCGCATCACGCGCGAGGAGGCCGAGACGCATCCGCGGCGCAACGTCGTCATGCGCGTGCTCGGCAACATCGAGACGCACCCCGAGGTCGACGGCCTCATCGAGGACGCCCTGCCCGGCGACCGCTGGCTCGTGTGCTCCGACGGCCTCTCGGGCGTCGTGGGCGAGTCGCGCCTCGCGCAGCTGCTGGGGCAGCGGCGGGATGCGGGTGCCACGGCCGACCGCCTCGTGCAGGAGGCGCTGAGCCACGGCGCCCCCGACAACGTGACCGTCGTGATCGTCGACGTCGACGAGTCGCCCGACTCGAGCGTCGAGCCGCAGACGGTCGGCAGCGCCGCGAGCGAGATCGACTACGACGCCGCCGAGCCCGAGGCCACGCCGATGAGCCTCACGCAGCTGCTGCTGCATCCCGTGCAGGCGAGGCAGCAGCCGGCGTACGAGCACTTCGAGCCCGAGAGCGAGGAGTACCTCGCCGAGCTGCTCGCCGAGCACCGCAGGTGGAAGCTGCGCCGCCGCATCACGTGGACGGTGGGCGTCGCCCTCGCGGTCATCGCCGTCGTCGCGGGCGCGCTCGGCTTCTACGCGTGGACGCAGACGCACTACTTCGTCGGCGCGAACGACGCGGGCTACGTCACGATCTACCAGGGCGTGCAGAGCGACGTCGGGCCCATCGTGCTGTCGTCGGAGGTGCAGGTCACCGACATCGAGCTGTCGGAGCTGACGGAGTTCGAGCAGCAGCGCATCGAGCAGACGATCAACGCCGACAGCCTCGACGCCGCGAACCAGATCGTGGATCGACTGGAGGTGTCGTCGCCATGA
- a CDS encoding TetR/AcrR family transcriptional regulator gives MTSEQPAGVGLRERRRSQTRAEIAEAAIDLFERQGVAATTVEDIAAAAGISPRTFYRLCGTKEQAVLDDEEIAGAMSDAVAMLDASAPLRPQLVAFWREQMADLEADVDGHRRHLRIRRLIGDEPTLLAAALRQEHERDERFVASLVDATGRAELHVRALVEWQSVLIRLAIEEWVRASADGADVRLQSVYDRALAALVGCESV, from the coding sequence ATGACCAGCGAGCAGCCAGCGGGCGTCGGCCTGCGCGAACGGCGCCGGTCGCAGACGCGCGCCGAGATCGCCGAGGCCGCGATCGACCTCTTCGAGCGGCAGGGCGTCGCCGCGACGACCGTCGAGGACATCGCCGCCGCCGCCGGCATCTCGCCGCGCACCTTCTACCGCCTCTGCGGCACGAAGGAGCAGGCGGTGCTCGACGACGAGGAGATCGCCGGCGCCATGTCCGACGCGGTCGCGATGCTCGACGCGTCCGCGCCGCTGCGCCCGCAGCTCGTCGCCTTCTGGCGCGAGCAGATGGCCGACCTCGAGGCTGACGTCGACGGCCACCGGCGCCACCTGCGCATCCGCCGCCTCATCGGCGACGAGCCGACGCTGCTCGCCGCCGCGCTGCGCCAGGAGCACGAGCGCGACGAGCGCTTCGTCGCGTCGCTCGTGGATGCGACGGGCCGCGCCGAGCTGCACGTGCGCGCGCTCGTCGAGTGGCAGTCGGTGCTCATCCGCCTCGCGATCGAGGAGTGGGTGCGCGCCTCGGCCGACGGCGCCGACGTGCGCCTGCAGTCGGTCTACGACCGCGCGCTCGCGGCGCTCGTGGGGTGCGAGTCGGTCTGA
- a CDS encoding winged helix-turn-helix transcriptional regulator: protein MHDTTTEPTTITGAHRELLDQLLDRWSLEVLDRLCEHGALRFNGLRREIPAITQKSLTATLRRLERNGMVERVVVSDRPVAVEYRIAPVGQGLQDLIDALLQWSTRHMADVEAARERYDDAEAARE, encoded by the coding sequence GTGCACGACACCACGACCGAGCCCACGACCATCACCGGCGCGCACCGCGAGCTGCTCGACCAGCTGCTCGACCGCTGGTCGCTCGAGGTGCTCGATCGGCTCTGCGAGCACGGCGCCCTGCGCTTCAACGGGCTGCGCCGCGAGATCCCGGCCATCACGCAGAAGTCGCTCACGGCGACGCTGCGCAGGCTCGAGCGCAACGGCATGGTCGAGCGCGTCGTGGTGAGCGACCGACCCGTCGCCGTCGAGTACCGCATCGCGCCCGTCGGGCAGGGGCTGCAGGACCTCATCGACGCGCTGCTGCAGTGGTCGACGCGGCACATGGCCGACGTCGAGGCCGCACGCGAGCGCTACGACGACGCGGAGGCCGCGCGCGAGTAG
- a CDS encoding aldo/keto reductase — protein sequence MHQRTLGHGVTGDGLTVGAIGFGAMGMSMSYGPNPGDRDDMIGVIRHAVDRGVTLIDTAEVYGPYDNERLVGEAIAPIRDRVTVATKFGWQIVDGRMVSTNSRPRQIKQVAEQSLQRLGIDVIDLFYQHRVDPGVPIEDVAGTVAELVAEGKVRHFGMSEAGAATIRRAHAVFPVTALQSEYSLWTRDPEAEILPTLAELGIGFVPFSPLGKGFLTGTIGADATFTHGEFRATTPRFTPESLAANQALVDHVRTLAAARGATPGQVALAWLLAQQPWIVPIPGTRRRERVDENVDAASIALSAADVADLDALVERIPVTGARYDEAGLKRVGL from the coding sequence ATGCACCAGAGGACACTCGGACACGGCGTCACCGGCGACGGCCTCACGGTCGGCGCCATCGGATTCGGCGCCATGGGCATGTCGATGAGCTACGGCCCGAACCCCGGCGACCGCGACGACATGATCGGCGTCATCCGCCACGCGGTCGACCGCGGCGTCACCCTCATCGACACCGCAGAGGTCTACGGACCGTACGACAACGAGCGGCTCGTCGGCGAGGCGATCGCGCCCATCCGCGACCGCGTCACCGTGGCGACGAAGTTCGGCTGGCAGATCGTCGATGGCCGCATGGTGTCGACGAACTCGCGCCCGCGGCAGATCAAGCAGGTCGCCGAGCAGTCGCTGCAGCGCCTCGGCATCGACGTGATCGACCTCTTCTACCAGCACCGCGTCGACCCCGGCGTGCCCATCGAGGACGTCGCCGGCACCGTCGCCGAGCTCGTCGCCGAGGGCAAGGTGCGCCACTTCGGCATGTCGGAGGCCGGCGCCGCCACGATCCGCCGCGCGCACGCCGTGTTCCCCGTGACGGCGCTGCAGAGCGAGTACTCGCTGTGGACGCGCGACCCCGAGGCCGAGATCCTGCCGACGCTCGCGGAGCTCGGCATCGGCTTCGTGCCGTTCAGCCCGCTCGGCAAGGGATTCCTGACCGGCACCATCGGCGCCGATGCCACGTTCACGCACGGCGAGTTCCGCGCGACGACGCCGCGCTTCACGCCCGAGAGCCTCGCCGCCAACCAGGCGCTCGTCGACCACGTGCGCACGCTCGCCGCCGCCCGCGGCGCGACGCCCGGCCAGGTCGCCCTCGCGTGGCTGCTCGCGCAGCAGCCGTGGATCGTGCCGATCCCCGGCACGCGCCGCCGCGAGCGGGTCGACGAGAACGTGGATGCCGCATCCATCGCCCTCTCGGCCGCCGACGTCGCCGACCTCGACGCGCTCGTCGAGCGCATCCCCGTGACCGGCGCCCGCTACGACGAGGCCGGCCTCAAGCGGGTGGGCCTGTGA
- a CDS encoding FhaA domain-containing protein has product MGFLDSFERGLERVVNGAFAKTFRSGVEPLEIAAALKRELDTNASVVSRDRILVPNRLTVRLSPEDHARMQRLGESLTDELTSAIQKHAAENQYSFAGGIDLTLERDDALSTGILAVDAELAKGEVAWRAVVDIKGNRVSLRKGRTIIGRGSDADITVDDAGASRAHAEIVWDGSRAQISDLGSTNGTLLNGRTLKKSLLEPDSIIDIGSTRLVYRVLAESRGDR; this is encoded by the coding sequence GTGGGATTCCTCGACAGCTTCGAGCGTGGGCTCGAGCGGGTCGTCAACGGCGCGTTCGCCAAGACGTTCCGCAGCGGCGTCGAGCCGTTGGAGATCGCGGCTGCGCTCAAGCGCGAGCTCGACACCAACGCGTCCGTCGTCTCGCGCGACCGCATCCTCGTGCCCAATCGCCTCACCGTGCGCCTGTCGCCCGAGGACCACGCGCGCATGCAGCGCCTGGGCGAGTCGCTCACCGACGAGCTGACCTCGGCGATCCAGAAGCACGCGGCCGAGAACCAGTACTCGTTCGCCGGCGGCATCGACCTGACGCTCGAGCGCGACGACGCGCTGTCGACGGGCATCCTCGCCGTGGATGCGGAGCTCGCGAAGGGCGAGGTCGCGTGGCGCGCGGTCGTCGACATCAAGGGCAATCGCGTCTCGCTGCGCAAGGGCCGCACGATCATCGGGCGCGGCTCGGATGCCGACATCACGGTCGACGATGCGGGCGCCTCGCGCGCGCACGCCGAGATCGTGTGGGACGGCTCGCGGGCGCAGATCTCGGATCTCGGCTCCACGAACGGCACGCTGCTGAACGGGCGCACGCTGAAGAAGTCGCTGCTCGAGCCCGACTCGATCATCGACATCGGATCGACGAGGCTCGTGTACCGCGTGCTCGCCGAGTCGAGGGGCGACCGATGA
- a CDS encoding GntR family transcriptional regulator, giving the protein MSESTTTAPPLERIQVGSLVEEARRQIRRSILAGHLRPGERLKDSVLAEQMGISRSPVREALRLLEQSGLVEKTANRSYRIPTFAPEDIRELAALRAADEILAVRTILRERPPLDSLDAAIEELRGSAGDITKAAAADIGFHRAVVRLAGLPRLVERYETIVDQIRLVLLAGEIEIWGRDERIVQNHTRLLRALQAAYDGGDQLELLREWEFHVVAGMTAPAVLDPL; this is encoded by the coding sequence ATGAGCGAGTCCACGACCACGGCGCCGCCCCTCGAGCGCATCCAGGTGGGGTCGCTCGTCGAGGAGGCGCGACGGCAGATCCGGCGCTCGATCCTCGCGGGACACCTCCGACCCGGCGAACGGCTGAAGGACTCCGTCCTCGCCGAGCAGATGGGCATCAGCCGCTCCCCCGTGCGCGAGGCGCTCCGACTGCTCGAGCAGTCTGGCCTGGTGGAGAAGACGGCGAACCGCTCGTATCGCATCCCGACCTTCGCGCCCGAGGACATCCGCGAGCTCGCCGCGCTCCGAGCCGCCGACGAGATCCTCGCCGTGCGCACGATCCTGCGGGAGCGACCGCCGCTCGACAGCCTCGACGCGGCGATCGAGGAGCTCCGCGGATCGGCCGGCGACATCACGAAGGCGGCCGCGGCGGACATCGGCTTCCACCGAGCCGTCGTGCGTCTCGCCGGCCTCCCCCGACTCGTCGAGCGCTACGAGACGATCGTCGACCAGATTCGTCTCGTGCTGCTCGCTGGCGAGATCGAGATCTGGGGACGCGACGAGCGGATCGTGCAGAACCACACGCGCCTGCTGCGAGCCCTGCAGGCCGCGTACGACGGCGGCGACCAGCTGGAGCTGCTCCGCGAGTGGGAGTTCCACGTCGTCGCGGGCATGACGGCACCCGCAGTGCTCGACCCGCTCTGA
- a CDS encoding (R)-mandelonitrile lyase, whose translation MSTERVPQRPTATGAPEMFVGHVQVDMLSSGEEPSRARLASVRFAPGAHTAWHCHAVGQTLHVTSGVGYVQSRGGELIELRAGDTVRTPPGEWHWHGATADHAMTHLTLTEAPDPASDEPEATWGEHLAHGEYPG comes from the coding sequence GTGAGCACCGAGCGCGTGCCGCAGCGGCCGACGGCGACGGGTGCGCCCGAGATGTTCGTCGGGCACGTGCAGGTCGACATGCTCTCCAGCGGCGAGGAGCCCTCGCGTGCGCGCCTCGCATCGGTGCGGTTCGCACCCGGTGCGCACACCGCCTGGCACTGCCACGCGGTGGGGCAGACGCTGCACGTGACCTCGGGCGTCGGCTACGTGCAGTCGCGCGGCGGCGAGCTGATCGAGCTGCGCGCGGGCGACACCGTGCGCACGCCGCCCGGCGAATGGCATTGGCACGGCGCGACCGCCGACCACGCCATGACGCACCTCACCCTCACCGAGGCGCCCGACCCTGCGAGCGACGAGCCCGAGGCGACGTGGGGCGAGCACCTCGCCCACGGCGAGTACCCGGGCTGA
- a CDS encoding MDR family MFS transporter has product MTTATASTPTIERVPPRPGPVLALLVASAFVVILNETIMGVAIPQLTVDLGITTSTAQWLTTGFLLTMAVVIPTTGFLLQRFPLRSLFFVAMGLFTAGTLVAALAPGFGMLLVGRVVQAAGTAIMMPLLFTTVLSVIPPERRGRFMGVVSVVIAVAPAVGPTVSGLILSTFEWRWLFIFVLPIAVLSLILGSVFVKNLTETQPSHLDVVSIPLAAVGFGGLVYGLASIGESAEGHSGVPLWVPIGIGVAALAAFVWRQLALGGTDRVLLNLSVFRTRSFTLAVLLVVVVFAVLLGTLILLPLYLQNVLGLDTLATGLMLLPGGVLMGVLAPIVGNLFDRFGPRPLVLPAAIVTSAALWWMTTLDADSTVPTIIAMHLVLNAGLAFMFTPLLTSALGSLPRRLYSHGSAIMSTLQQVAGAAGTALFVTLMAVGASAAAAEGVAHAAAATSAGVHTAFLVGACLSLAAVVLAAFVRGGAATDEVEADAPVLTH; this is encoded by the coding sequence ATGACCACCGCCACCGCATCCACCCCCACCATCGAGCGGGTGCCGCCGCGCCCCGGCCCCGTGCTCGCCCTGCTGGTCGCGAGCGCCTTCGTCGTCATCCTCAACGAGACGATCATGGGCGTCGCGATCCCGCAGCTCACCGTCGACCTCGGCATCACGACCAGCACGGCGCAGTGGCTCACGACCGGCTTCCTGCTCACGATGGCCGTCGTCATCCCCACGACCGGCTTCCTGCTGCAGCGCTTCCCGCTGCGCTCCCTCTTCTTCGTGGCGATGGGGCTCTTCACGGCCGGCACGCTCGTCGCGGCGCTCGCGCCCGGATTCGGGATGCTGCTCGTCGGCCGCGTCGTGCAGGCCGCGGGCACGGCGATCATGATGCCGCTGCTGTTCACGACCGTGCTGTCGGTCATCCCGCCCGAGCGCCGCGGCCGCTTCATGGGCGTCGTCTCGGTGGTCATCGCCGTCGCGCCCGCGGTCGGCCCCACGGTGTCGGGCCTCATCCTGTCGACGTTCGAGTGGCGCTGGCTCTTCATCTTCGTGCTGCCCATCGCGGTGCTGTCGCTCATCCTCGGCTCCGTGTTCGTCAAGAACCTCACCGAGACGCAGCCCAGCCACCTCGACGTCGTGTCCATTCCGCTCGCAGCGGTCGGCTTCGGCGGCCTCGTCTACGGCCTCGCATCGATCGGCGAGTCGGCCGAGGGACACTCGGGCGTGCCGCTGTGGGTGCCCATCGGCATCGGCGTCGCCGCCCTCGCCGCCTTCGTGTGGCGCCAGCTGGCCCTCGGCGGCACCGACCGCGTGCTGCTGAACCTCTCGGTGTTCCGCACCCGCTCGTTCACGCTCGCCGTGCTGCTCGTCGTCGTCGTCTTCGCGGTGCTGCTCGGCACGCTCATCCTGCTGCCGCTCTACCTGCAGAACGTGCTCGGCCTCGACACGCTCGCGACGGGCCTCATGCTGCTGCCCGGCGGCGTGCTCATGGGCGTGCTCGCGCCCATCGTCGGCAACCTGTTCGATCGCTTCGGTCCGCGTCCGCTCGTGCTGCCCGCCGCGATCGTGACGAGCGCCGCGCTGTGGTGGATGACGACGCTCGACGCCGACTCGACGGTGCCGACGATCATCGCGATGCACCTCGTGCTCAACGCGGGCCTCGCGTTCATGTTCACGCCGCTGCTCACCTCGGCGCTCGGCTCGCTGCCGCGCCGCCTGTACTCGCACGGCTCGGCGATCATGTCGACGCTGCAGCAGGTCGCGGGCGCGGCCGGCACGGCGCTGTTCGTGACGCTCATGGCCGTCGGCGCCTCGGCCGCCGCAGCGGAGGGCGTGGCGCATGCGGCCGCCGCGACGAGCGCGGGCGTGCACACCGCCTTCCTCGTGGGCGCGTGCCTGTCGCTCGCCGCCGTCGTGCTCGCCGCGTTCGTGCGCGGCGGCGCGGCGACGGACGAGGTCGAGGCCGACGCACCGGTGCTCACGCACTGA
- a CDS encoding RidA family protein, with the protein MSVELLSPEGLFQPVPYHHVAIGTGSRHVHVAGQIDRDGEGRARSGGDLRGQVAEVLRNAHRGLAGAGATFDDVVRLRFFAARWQPEHMDAFLAGVADVADELGLPSPMPPASLIGVDILFQPDVRIELEVEAIVD; encoded by the coding sequence ATGAGCGTCGAGCTGCTGAGCCCCGAGGGCCTATTCCAGCCCGTCCCGTACCACCACGTCGCGATCGGCACCGGATCCCGGCACGTGCACGTCGCCGGCCAGATCGACCGCGACGGCGAGGGTCGCGCCCGCTCGGGCGGCGACCTGCGCGGCCAGGTCGCCGAGGTGCTGCGCAATGCCCACCGCGGCCTCGCCGGCGCCGGCGCGACGTTCGACGACGTCGTGCGCCTGCGCTTCTTCGCCGCCCGCTGGCAGCCCGAGCACATGGATGCGTTCCTCGCGGGCGTCGCCGACGTCGCCGACGAGCTGGGCCTGCCGAGCCCGATGCCGCCGGCGTCGCTCATCGGCGTCGACATCCTCTTCCAGCCCGACGTGCGCATCGAGCTCGAGGTCGAGGCGATCGTCGACTGA
- a CDS encoding GNAT family N-acetyltransferase, with the protein MTIALRPMDPHDWGAVERIYADGIASGLATFEATTPERDVFFASRVDGLSSVAVDASGSIVGWVAASQVSARAVYRGVVEHSVYVAHGQHGRGIGGMLLRRLIADADALGIWTIQSAIFPENVGSIRLHEREGFRVVGTRERIARMPDGAWRDTVLLERRGELG; encoded by the coding sequence GTGACGATCGCGCTGCGACCCATGGACCCGCACGACTGGGGCGCGGTCGAGCGCATCTACGCCGACGGCATCGCCTCGGGGCTCGCGACGTTCGAGGCGACGACCCCCGAGCGCGACGTGTTCTTCGCGTCGCGCGTCGACGGGCTCAGCAGCGTCGCCGTCGACGCGTCGGGGTCGATCGTGGGCTGGGTCGCTGCCTCGCAGGTGTCCGCCCGCGCCGTCTACCGCGGCGTCGTCGAGCACTCCGTCTACGTCGCGCACGGCCAGCACGGCCGAGGCATCGGCGGGATGCTGCTGCGGCGGCTGATCGCCGACGCCGACGCGCTCGGCATCTGGACGATCCAGTCGGCCATCTTCCCCGAGAACGTCGGCAGCATCCGCCTGCACGAGCGCGAGGGGTTCCGCGTCGTCGGCACGCGCGAGCGCATCGCGCGGATGCCCGACGGGGCGTGGCGGGACACGGTGCTGCTGGAGCGGCGGGGCGAGCTGGGCTGA
- a CDS encoding FHA domain-containing protein FhaB/FipA translates to MTALTLLLLRVAFLVLLWVFIFIVVYSLRSDLFGSRITRLQQGTPAPTPSPSPAPTTPARASAPVASPDAATTVTNMGRGSRSASAPTAAARPASRLVVTGGPRAGLEMDLPATGLTIGRSSGSGLQVKDDYTSSNHARLVLRGDEWRIEDLGSTNGTFVAGRRVQGSAVAASGVELRIGTTTFELRR, encoded by the coding sequence ATGACCGCACTGACGCTGCTGCTGCTGCGCGTGGCCTTCCTCGTGCTGCTGTGGGTCTTCATCTTCATCGTCGTGTACTCGCTGCGCAGCGACCTGTTCGGGTCGCGCATCACGCGACTGCAGCAGGGCACGCCGGCACCGACGCCGAGCCCGAGCCCCGCACCCACGACGCCCGCGCGCGCATCCGCGCCCGTCGCCTCGCCCGACGCCGCGACGACGGTCACGAACATGGGCCGCGGCTCGCGCAGCGCGAGCGCCCCGACCGCCGCAGCCCGACCGGCCAGCCGCCTCGTCGTCACGGGCGGCCCTCGCGCCGGGCTCGAGATGGACCTCCCCGCCACGGGCCTCACGATCGGCCGCTCGAGCGGCTCGGGCCTGCAGGTCAAGGACGACTACACGTCGTCGAACCACGCCCGCCTCGTGCTGCGCGGCGACGAGTGGCGCATCGAGGACCTCGGCTCGACGAACGGCACGTTCGTCGCCGGGCGTCGCGTGCAGGGATCCGCGGTCGCAGCCTCGGGCGTGGAGCTGCGCATCGGCACCACCACGTTCGAGCTGAGGCGGTGA